In Candidatus Woesearchaeota archaeon, one genomic interval encodes:
- the msrB gene encoding peptide-methionine (R)-S-oxide reductase MsrB — translation MTSTIPTSEEEWKNKLTPEQYAILRKKGTEPAFTGKYNDFKKKGFYKCAGCGTVLFDADQKYDSGSGWPSFWAPKNKSVVETKPDHSLLTKRTEVLCHNCQGHLGHIFDDGPQPTGKRFCINSASLAFEEKKEKKETSQKK, via the coding sequence AGAGGAATGGAAAAATAAGCTCACGCCAGAACAGTATGCTATTCTCAGAAAGAAAGGAACAGAGCCTGCCTTTACCGGTAAATATAACGACTTCAAGAAGAAAGGATTTTACAAATGTGCAGGTTGTGGCACTGTCTTGTTTGATGCCGATCAAAAGTATGATTCAGGAAGCGGATGGCCAAGTTTTTGGGCACCAAAAAATAAGAGTGTGGTAGAAACAAAACCAGACCACAGCTTATTGACGAAACGAACAGAGGTTCTCTGTCACAATTGTCAGGGTCATTTGGGACATATCTTTGATGATGGACCACAGCCAACAGGAAAGAGATTCTGTATTAATTCAGCATCGCTTGCGTTTGAAGAGAAAAAAGAAAAGAAAGAGACGAGCCAAAAAAAGTAG
- a CDS encoding 30S ribosomal protein S2, with product MTTEEQFLVPTKQYLKTGIHIGTKFKTKYMDQFIYKTRPDGLSVLNLAKIDERIRIMAHFMAQYAPEEIIIVSRRENGWKAVSAFGKVTGVRVFAGRYPPGILTNSNLKNYTEVRLIVVTDAWPDRNAVQDAIRMGIPVIALCDTNNQSNNLDLVVPCNNKGKKSLGLLFYILAREYLTYRGMIKKPEEFTSTVEDFTEE from the coding sequence ATGACAACCGAAGAACAATTTTTGGTTCCTACCAAACAGTACCTGAAAACAGGGATCCATATCGGAACAAAGTTTAAAACAAAGTATATGGATCAATTTATTTATAAGACCAGACCAGATGGGCTTTCTGTTCTTAATCTGGCAAAAATTGATGAACGCATTAGGATTATGGCTCACTTCATGGCCCAGTACGCTCCCGAAGAAATCATCATTGTTAGTCGTCGTGAAAATGGCTGGAAAGCAGTAAGTGCGTTTGGTAAAGTAACTGGAGTACGGGTCTTTGCAGGACGTTATCCTCCGGGGATTTTGACGAACTCTAATCTTAAGAACTACACTGAAGTAAGGCTAATTGTTGTCACCGATGCATGGCCTGATCGAAATGCTGTTCAGGATGCGATTCGTATGGGAATCCCAGTCATTGCATTATGCGATACCAATAATCAGTCTAACAATCTCGATTTAGTTGTTCCCTGTAATAATAAAGGAAAAAAGAGCTTAGGCCTTTTATTTTATATTCTTGCCCGAGAGTATCTTACTTATCGTGGTATGATAAAAAAACCTGAAGAGTTTACTTCTACAGTAGAAGACTTTACTGAGGAATAA
- a CDS encoding 30S ribosomal protein S9 codes for MVTKRMITCSGKRKKALARATLREGKGRVTINHHALAYYEPQLGRLRITEPLLLAGDLAHNVDVMITVRGGGWASQAEACRLVIAKCLVAYTKDEELKNKFLEYDRHLLVADVRMNEPCKPNRHSKPRAKVQKSYR; via the coding sequence ATGGTAACAAAAAGAATGATTACCTGTTCAGGAAAACGGAAAAAAGCTCTTGCACGAGCAACACTCCGTGAAGGAAAGGGAAGAGTAACTATTAATCATCATGCTCTTGCGTATTATGAGCCACAGCTCGGAAGATTGCGTATTACTGAACCATTACTCCTTGCTGGAGACCTTGCTCATAATGTTGATGTTATGATTACGGTACGTGGAGGAGGATGGGCATCTCAAGCTGAAGCATGCCGGCTTGTCATTGCTAAATGTCTTGTTGCCTATACGAAAGATGAGGAGCTCAAGAATAAATTTTTAGAGTATGATCGTCACCTCTTAGTCGCTGATGTTCGTATGAATGAGCCCTGTAAGCCAAACAGACATTCAAAGCCACGTGCTAAGGTACAGAAGTCCTATCGATAA
- a CDS encoding 50S ribosomal protein L13, producing the protein MTERVIDAKDLILGRMATHVAKVALLGDTVAVVNAEKAVVTGSKDIIMKRYTQRRARGDPFSGPFYPRMPDRLVRRVIRGMLPYKKGRGLEAYKKVKCYVGVPEQFAQVEKETVTRAHVSKLSNIHYLSIERICQLLGAKTPQQKNV; encoded by the coding sequence ATGACAGAACGCGTCATTGATGCAAAAGATCTCATTTTAGGAAGAATGGCAACACATGTTGCTAAGGTAGCTCTTTTAGGTGATACGGTAGCTGTTGTTAATGCAGAGAAGGCAGTTGTTACCGGTAGTAAAGATATCATCATGAAGCGATATACCCAGCGAAGAGCACGGGGAGATCCTTTTAGTGGTCCGTTTTACCCCCGTATGCCTGATCGTCTTGTAAGACGAGTTATTCGTGGGATGTTGCCTTATAAAAAAGGCCGTGGACTTGAGGCTTATAAAAAAGTGAAGTGTTACGTTGGCGTTCCTGAGCAATTTGCACAGGTTGAGAAGGAAACAGTAACCAGAGCTCATGTCTCAAAGCTTTCCAATATCCATTATCTCTCGATTGAGCGAATTTGCCAATTACTTGGTGCCAAGACACCGCAGCAGAAGAATGTATAA
- a CDS encoding 50S ribosomal protein L18e, giving the protein MRRTGPTNIQLQKLIEALKKKAIVENVPLWRRVAYELERPTRQRRIVNLARINRYTKENEIILVPGKVLAQGALDHSVTVAAYNFSGNAKEKITQSKGKAVALWDFVQSNPQPKDIKIIG; this is encoded by the coding sequence ATGAGACGCACTGGACCGACAAATATTCAATTACAGAAGCTTATTGAAGCATTAAAGAAGAAGGCTATCGTAGAGAACGTGCCATTGTGGCGTAGAGTAGCCTATGAGCTTGAACGGCCTACGAGACAGCGGAGAATTGTGAATCTAGCACGTATCAATCGTTATACCAAAGAGAATGAAATCATCCTCGTTCCAGGAAAAGTGTTGGCTCAAGGAGCGCTGGATCATAGCGTTACCGTAGCTGCCTATAATTTTTCAGGGAATGCAAAAGAAAAGATCACTCAATCAAAAGGAAAAGCAGTAGCGCTTTGGGATTTTGTCCAAAGTAATCCTCAACCAAAAGATATCAAAATTATTGGGTAG
- a CDS encoding DNA-directed RNA polymerase subunit D, with translation MELTLLDQDKQGNKISFVVKGVSQTYVNTLRRFILERTPTMAIETVEFRKNSSILYDEIIAHRLGLLPLTTDLKAYNLPAQCTCHGEGCAKCQTTFTLSAKGPCTVYASEMKAKDKDIRPVYPKTPLVKLLKGQELEFIATAVLGEGKGHMKWAPAHVHFTYKPIITVNNASPKLSEYKEKYPSRIFDEKGKIDKNRLQDPSVIDACEGICDDVLKVEYDPTSFVFYMESWGQLTPREILTSAVEIWNKDLDQFMELVKKSTKSA, from the coding sequence ATGGAACTTACCTTATTGGATCAGGACAAGCAGGGAAACAAGATCTCTTTTGTTGTCAAGGGCGTTAGCCAGACCTATGTTAATACCTTACGACGATTTATCCTTGAAAGGACGCCGACGATGGCTATTGAGACAGTTGAATTTCGCAAAAATAGCTCTATCCTTTATGATGAGATCATTGCCCATCGTTTAGGATTATTACCTTTAACAACGGATTTGAAGGCATATAATCTTCCTGCGCAATGTACCTGTCATGGGGAAGGATGTGCAAAGTGTCAAACTACCTTTACGCTGAGTGCAAAAGGTCCGTGCACGGTCTATGCATCTGAGATGAAAGCAAAAGATAAAGACATCAGGCCCGTGTATCCTAAAACTCCGCTGGTGAAGCTCTTAAAAGGTCAAGAGCTTGAATTTATTGCAACTGCGGTGTTAGGAGAAGGCAAAGGTCATATGAAATGGGCTCCTGCTCATGTTCATTTTACCTACAAACCAATAATTACCGTTAATAACGCCAGTCCGAAATTATCCGAATACAAGGAAAAGTATCCCTCACGAATATTTGATGAAAAAGGCAAAATCGATAAGAATCGTTTGCAAGATCCTTCAGTCATTGATGCCTGTGAAGGTATTTGTGACGATGTCCTCAAGGTTGAGTATGACCCTACTTCCTTTGTTTTTTACATGGAATCCTGGGGCCAGCTTACCCCTCGAGAGATCTTAACAAGTGCTGTTGAGATCTGGAACAAAGACCTTGACCAGTTCATGGAGCTGGTGAAAAAGAGCACAAAGAGTGCATAA
- a CDS encoding 30S ribosomal protein S11, protein MEENQETQDQGNQVQESDERTRRRGPPRSGPEARWGVAHIYTSYNNTMIHITDITGTETLARTSGGQVVKADRMESSPTAAMIAAKKAAELARDKGINAIHVKIKAPGGHNGPHNPGPGAQAAVRALSRMGLRIGIIEDVTPLPHDGCRKKGGKRGRRV, encoded by the coding sequence ATGGAAGAAAATCAGGAAACGCAGGATCAAGGAAATCAAGTTCAAGAATCAGATGAACGGACCAGAAGAAGAGGTCCACCGCGTTCAGGACCTGAAGCTCGTTGGGGTGTAGCTCATATCTATACTTCCTATAATAATACTATGATTCATATAACTGATATTACCGGTACCGAAACATTGGCAAGAACTTCGGGTGGCCAAGTCGTTAAGGCTGATCGTATGGAAAGTAGCCCTACTGCAGCTATGATTGCAGCAAAGAAAGCTGCCGAGCTTGCCCGAGATAAAGGTATCAATGCCATTCATGTGAAAATTAAAGCACCAGGAGGCCACAATGGCCCCCATAATCCAGGTCCAGGTGCACAAGCAGCCGTACGAGCCTTATCACGAATGGGATTACGTATTGGTATTATCGAAGATGTTACTCCTCTACCGCATGATGGGTGTAGGAAAAAAGGAGGAAAAAGGGGAAGGCGGGTCTAA
- a CDS encoding 30S ribosomal protein S4, with the protein MGDPKKSKKKYATPHHPWERDRMEVERVLRRDYGVKNKKEIWKMNAVLSTFKDRTKKAAALTGQKADREKKQILEKLQALSLIRPGQELDAVLSLTLRDIFERRLQTLVYRKGLARSVKQARQFIVHGHIKIADHKMTVPSYLVKAQEEGAINFVAVSSLSDAGHPERVPIVRKERPTRKVKRVRQVRQRRHG; encoded by the coding sequence ATGGGAGACCCAAAAAAATCAAAGAAAAAATATGCAACTCCCCATCATCCGTGGGAACGGGACAGGATGGAAGTAGAACGAGTCCTTCGAAGAGATTATGGGGTCAAGAATAAAAAGGAAATCTGGAAGATGAATGCAGTACTATCTACCTTTAAAGATCGGACAAAAAAAGCAGCAGCATTAACCGGACAGAAAGCAGATAGAGAAAAAAAACAGATCTTAGAAAAGTTACAGGCATTAAGTCTTATACGTCCAGGCCAAGAACTAGATGCTGTCCTTAGTCTTACGCTTCGAGATATCTTCGAGAGAAGGTTACAAACCCTTGTTTACCGGAAAGGATTAGCACGGTCAGTTAAACAGGCACGTCAATTTATCGTTCACGGTCACATTAAAATTGCTGATCATAAAATGACTGTTCCGTCGTACTTAGTGAAGGCACAAGAAGAGGGTGCTATTAACTTTGTGGCAGTTTCATCGTTGTCTGATGCAGGTCATCCAGAACGAGTGCCTATTGTTCGTAAAGAACGACCTACAAGAAAAGTAAAGCGAGTACGGCAAGTAAGGCAAAGAAGACATGGATAA
- a CDS encoding 30S ribosomal protein S13 produces MEEEKGFKYIVRIANVDLDGKKPIGHAMRKIKGVGFMFSHMVCYLAGVDRTKRTGMLMDAEIKKLSEVALHPEQFHAPFWMFNRRKDSITGEDHHLITDQLHFVQDNDVKMLKKMRSYRGLRHAWGLPVRGQRTRSNFRRNKGKASLGVHRSKVAKAAAAPEKDAKKGK; encoded by the coding sequence ATGGAAGAAGAAAAAGGATTCAAGTACATTGTCCGTATCGCTAATGTTGATTTGGACGGAAAAAAGCCTATTGGCCATGCCATGAGAAAGATTAAGGGAGTTGGCTTTATGTTTTCTCATATGGTTTGTTATCTTGCAGGTGTTGATCGTACCAAAAGAACAGGGATGCTTATGGACGCTGAGATAAAAAAATTGAGCGAAGTCGCTCTTCATCCTGAGCAGTTTCATGCCCCTTTTTGGATGTTCAATCGTCGTAAAGATTCTATAACTGGAGAAGATCATCATTTGATTACTGACCAACTCCATTTTGTCCAGGATAATGATGTTAAAATGCTTAAGAAAATGAGATCGTACCGAGGATTGCGCCATGCCTGGGGCTTACCGGTACGAGGGCAACGTACACGATCTAACTTTAGAAGGAATAAAGGAAAGGCATCTTTAGGTGTCCATCGCAGCAAAGTTGCGAAAGCTGCTGCCGCTCCTGAAAAAGATGCAAAAAAAGGAAAGTAA
- a CDS encoding nucleotidyltransferase domain-containing protein, whose product MKRKNIKVILQEYFFLNPTAKLRVREIERILKLPLPSVIRYCKELENEGILKTIRTGNVIFYTADRTNTRYSLEKRLYNLKQIHVSGILDYLKESLSNPVIVIFGSYAKGEDTETSDIDLYIETPTKKNMGLEKFENFLQRKIQIFTYNDIKKIPNKHLANNIINGIIINNHIEVFK is encoded by the coding sequence ATGAAACGAAAAAACATCAAGGTGATCCTTCAAGAGTATTTTTTCCTTAACCCTACTGCCAAACTGAGGGTAAGAGAGATAGAAAGAATCCTAAAGCTTCCTCTACCCTCCGTAATTAGATACTGCAAGGAATTAGAAAACGAAGGAATTCTGAAAACAATACGAACAGGAAATGTTATTTTTTATACTGCTGACAGGACAAACACTAGATACTCATTGGAAAAAAGGCTTTACAACCTAAAACAAATTCATGTCTCCGGTATTCTGGATTACCTCAAAGAATCCTTAAGTAATCCAGTTATCGTTATATTTGGCTCGTATGCTAAGGGAGAAGATACAGAAACAAGCGATATAGACCTCTATATAGAAACCCCAACTAAAAAAAATATGGGTCTCGAAAAATTTGAAAATTTTCTTCAAAGGAAAATTCAAATATTCACTTATAACGATATAAAAAAAATCCCAAATAAACACCTTGCCAATAACATCATAAATGGCATAATCATAAATAATCATATAGAGGTGTTCAAATGA
- a CDS encoding YggU family protein, with the protein MERITVIAKPNAPKTELLSYDAERNAYRIAVHAPPEKGKANHELIKFLGKLTKRNVILVSGKTAKEKVFKLIDKAR; encoded by the coding sequence ATGGAACGAATAACCGTCATTGCCAAACCAAATGCTCCAAAAACCGAGCTTCTGAGTTATGATGCTGAAAGAAATGCTTATCGGATTGCAGTTCACGCACCACCGGAAAAGGGCAAGGCAAACCATGAGCTCATCAAATTCTTGGGCAAGCTCACGAAAAGGAATGTTATACTGGTCTCAGGAAAAACTGCAAAAGAAAAAGTGTTCAAACTCATCGACAAAGCTCGGTAA